The genome window TTGAACGAGCCGCCCCGCTGGAAGTTCTCGCACTTGAAGAACGCCCGCACTCCCGCCCGGGCGTCGAAACTCCGCGAAGTCATCACCGGAGTCCGATGTGCGAGACCTCGAATGCGGCCGGCGGCTGCGCGAATCTGCTCGACGGTTACAACCTCAGACATGAACGTGGCCCGGCCGCCGTAGCGACCGGATGAGAGAGGCCAGCTCCACGATGCCCTCGTCGTCGGCCATCAGCACGCGGTGCGGCAGCCAGAATGCATCGCGCACGCATTCTTCGGCGACGGGACAGGGCTGCACCCGACAGCCGCCGCCCTGATAGACCGGGTTCCCGTACAACGGGTGCGGGTAAAACGGGGTACACGGGATGCCG of Chloroflexaceae bacterium contains these proteins:
- a CDS encoding DegT/DnrJ/EryC1/StrS family aminotransferase encodes the protein GIPCTPFYPHPLYGNPVYQGGGCRVQPCPVAEECVRDAFWLPHRVLMADDEGIVELASLIRSLRRPGHVHV